One Curtobacterium herbarum genomic window carries:
- a CDS encoding SDR family oxidoreductase produces the protein MSQLDKQDPRDQYARPPFPAQTQQGSGRAADLDPPADHGETSYQGTGRMRGYRVLVTGADSGIGRAAAIAMAKEGADVALNALPEELDDLTEVRDVIADVGRKAVMLPGDLTDESFCTELVRTAVDLLGGLDALVLVAGHQKVHADITEQSTDDFDHTMKVNLYSLFWLTRAAVPHLAPGSAIVTTSSVSAYEPQDRMIDYAATKAAIITYTNGLARQLAPRGIRANTVVPGPVWTPLQPISYPGDEIAAYGQDTPFGRPAQPVELASAYVHLAGPESSYTSGTTLTVGGATGVAL, from the coding sequence ATGAGCCAGCTCGACAAGCAGGACCCACGTGACCAGTACGCGCGGCCGCCGTTCCCCGCGCAGACGCAGCAGGGATCCGGACGGGCGGCGGACCTCGACCCGCCGGCCGACCACGGTGAGACGTCGTACCAGGGCACCGGCCGGATGCGCGGCTACCGAGTCCTGGTCACCGGGGCGGACTCCGGCATCGGTCGGGCCGCCGCGATCGCGATGGCGAAGGAAGGGGCCGACGTCGCCCTGAACGCCCTGCCGGAAGAACTCGACGACCTCACCGAGGTCCGTGACGTCATCGCCGACGTGGGACGGAAGGCGGTCATGCTGCCGGGTGACCTGACGGACGAGTCGTTCTGCACCGAACTCGTCCGCACCGCCGTCGACCTGCTCGGTGGACTCGACGCCCTGGTCCTGGTCGCCGGACACCAGAAGGTGCACGCCGACATCACCGAGCAGAGCACCGACGACTTCGACCACACCATGAAGGTCAACCTGTACTCGTTGTTCTGGCTGACCCGTGCCGCGGTCCCGCACCTGGCCCCGGGCAGTGCGATCGTCACCACGAGCTCGGTGTCGGCGTACGAGCCGCAGGACCGGATGATCGACTACGCCGCCACGAAGGCCGCCATCATCACGTACACGAACGGGCTCGCACGGCAGCTCGCGCCGAGGGGCATCCGGGCGAACACCGTGGTCCCCGGCCCGGTGTGGACCCCGCTGCAGCCGATCAGCTACCCCGGTGACGAGATCGCCGCGTACGGACAGGACACCCCGTTCGGCCGACCGGCGCAGCCCGTCGAACTCGCCAGCGCCTACGTCCACCTGGCCGGACCCGAGTCGTCCTACACGTCGGGCACCACCCTCACGGTCGGCGGTGCCACGGGGGTCGCGTTGTGA
- a CDS encoding antibiotic biosynthesis monooxygenase: MTPQEPFSLQSSPEIAGPPVTVSITRLVEPERIPEVTRWVQSGVNLANRYPGFLGSGWVRSTARSREWHMLYRFADHDSLSTWENSDDRLRWLDLGRDMVVESRVEKRTGIEGWFDVPQDAPASSAPPRWKQAVSIWLGFFPVNLVFTVLVGWLLPSFAHLAALPRVLVTTLVLTPIMTFWVLPFVTTLIRPWLLAPPRRPRRP, translated from the coding sequence ATGACTCCACAAGAGCCGTTCAGCTTGCAATCGTCACCCGAGATCGCCGGCCCACCCGTGACCGTGTCCATCACCCGCCTGGTCGAACCCGAACGGATCCCCGAGGTCACCCGCTGGGTGCAGTCCGGCGTGAACCTCGCCAACCGCTACCCCGGGTTCCTCGGATCCGGGTGGGTCCGCTCCACCGCGCGGTCTCGCGAGTGGCACATGCTCTACCGTTTCGCCGACCACGACTCCCTGTCCACGTGGGAGAACTCTGACGACCGGCTGCGGTGGCTCGACCTGGGACGGGACATGGTCGTGGAGTCCCGCGTCGAGAAGCGGACCGGCATCGAGGGGTGGTTCGACGTCCCGCAGGACGCCCCGGCCTCGAGCGCCCCGCCGCGGTGGAAGCAGGCGGTGAGCATCTGGCTCGGGTTCTTCCCCGTCAACCTGGTCTTCACGGTCCTGGTCGGCTGGCTGCTGCCGTCCTTCGCGCACCTGGCGGCGCTGCCCCGGGTGCTCGTCACGACGCTGGTGCTCACGCCGATCATGACGTTCTGGGTGCTGCCGTTCGTGACGACGCTGATCCGCCCCTGGTTGCTGGCCCCGCCCCGCCGCCCCCGCCGCCCCTGA
- a CDS encoding ATP-dependent DNA ligase produces the protein MSPVAKKTTVQVGDRRLALTNLDKVLYPETGTTKGQVVAYYERIAPWMIPHVTGRPMTRKRWANGVDGKVFFEKNLPDSAPEWIRHHTIHHEHHDVEYPVVDDLPTLVWMAQQASLELHVPQWRFGPRGGHQDPDRLVLDLDPGDGVGLPECVEVALAARAVLQGMGLEPYPVTSGSKGIHLYTALDGTATAQQVSEVAHELAGALEQDMPDLVLSSMSRAERAGKVFVDWSQNNGNKTTIAPYSLRGRSHPTVAAPRTWQELTEPGLTQLSLDQVLERMPDLGDLLHPVAAASLGVGRADSGHWDGARTAAVNERERQERQEQQDRLTTYRAKRDATKTPEPVPQGSPTVRTDGTPTFVVQEHHATRNHYDFRLEHDGVLVSWALPKGEPTDPGANHLAVHTEDHPLEYGGFEGIIPAGEYGGGTVTIWDDGTYELEKWREDEEVIVTLHGRTNGVRRLALLHTRGHGRGRSGDEKSWLVHRTKDQPATDGDAPGPGRPAAARIERAAESDTAPDHRRTMQASVQKGAPALDLEHWAFEMKWDGVRALATVRDGTVRLRSRNGNDLTDQYPELQELAEHAGVDGVFDGEIVALDEHGRPSFQLLQNRMGVTKPREVSAAQATTPVHLLLFDVLEADGHELTRLGYTARREALRTVVEPGGAIDVPPEFDGDLDGAMTESRKRRLEGVVAKKRSSRYVEGRRSESWLKLKHHATQEVVVGGWKPGAGRRAGGIGSLLLGIPGDDGLVYVGKVGTGFRDRDLDEIGAVLDDLEQDAPPFVDVPRPDARDAHWVRPERVGEVEFAEWTGDGRLRQPSWRGWRSDKDPGDVVRE, from the coding sequence GTGAGCCCGGTCGCGAAGAAGACCACCGTGCAGGTGGGGGACCGGCGGCTGGCGCTGACGAACCTCGACAAGGTGCTCTACCCGGAGACCGGCACGACCAAGGGGCAGGTGGTCGCCTACTACGAGCGGATCGCCCCGTGGATGATCCCGCACGTCACCGGCCGCCCGATGACCCGGAAGCGGTGGGCGAACGGCGTCGACGGCAAGGTCTTCTTCGAGAAGAACCTGCCCGACTCCGCACCCGAGTGGATCCGGCACCACACCATCCACCACGAGCACCACGACGTCGAGTACCCGGTCGTCGACGACCTGCCGACCCTGGTGTGGATGGCGCAGCAGGCGTCGCTCGAGCTGCACGTGCCGCAGTGGCGGTTCGGCCCGCGTGGTGGACACCAGGACCCGGATCGGCTCGTGCTCGACCTGGACCCCGGGGACGGCGTCGGGCTGCCCGAGTGCGTCGAGGTGGCGCTCGCGGCCCGCGCGGTGCTGCAGGGCATGGGGCTCGAGCCGTACCCGGTGACGTCCGGGTCGAAGGGCATCCACCTGTACACGGCCCTCGACGGCACGGCGACGGCGCAGCAGGTGTCCGAGGTCGCCCACGAGCTGGCCGGAGCGCTCGAACAGGACATGCCGGACCTGGTGCTGTCGTCGATGAGCCGGGCCGAGCGAGCCGGCAAGGTGTTCGTCGACTGGTCGCAGAACAACGGCAACAAGACGACCATCGCGCCGTACTCGCTGCGTGGTCGATCGCACCCGACGGTCGCGGCACCCCGGACCTGGCAAGAACTGACCGAGCCCGGGTTGACGCAGCTGAGCCTCGACCAGGTCCTCGAGCGCATGCCGGACCTCGGTGACCTGCTGCACCCGGTCGCCGCGGCCTCGCTCGGCGTCGGGCGTGCGGACTCCGGGCACTGGGACGGCGCCCGGACCGCGGCGGTGAACGAGCGGGAGCGCCAGGAACGACAGGAGCAGCAGGACCGCCTGACGACCTACCGCGCCAAGCGCGACGCGACGAAGACCCCGGAGCCGGTCCCGCAGGGCTCCCCGACGGTCCGGACCGACGGCACGCCGACCTTCGTCGTCCAGGAGCACCACGCCACCCGCAACCACTACGACTTCCGCCTGGAGCACGACGGCGTCCTGGTCAGCTGGGCGCTGCCGAAGGGCGAACCGACCGACCCCGGGGCGAACCACCTGGCCGTCCACACCGAGGACCACCCGCTGGAGTACGGCGGCTTCGAGGGGATCATCCCCGCGGGCGAGTACGGCGGCGGCACCGTGACGATCTGGGACGACGGCACCTACGAGCTCGAGAAGTGGCGCGAGGACGAAGAGGTCATCGTCACCCTGCACGGGCGGACGAACGGCGTGCGGCGGCTCGCGCTCCTGCACACCCGCGGACACGGCCGCGGTCGGTCCGGGGACGAGAAGAGCTGGCTCGTCCACCGCACGAAGGACCAGCCCGCCACGGACGGCGACGCACCCGGCCCCGGGCGTCCCGCTGCCGCACGGATCGAGCGGGCGGCGGAGTCGGACACCGCGCCGGACCACCGCCGGACGATGCAGGCGTCCGTGCAGAAGGGTGCTCCCGCCCTCGACCTCGAGCACTGGGCGTTCGAGATGAAGTGGGACGGCGTCCGCGCCCTCGCCACCGTCCGCGACGGCACGGTCCGGCTGCGCAGCCGCAACGGCAACGACCTCACCGACCAGTACCCGGAGCTGCAGGAGCTCGCCGAGCACGCCGGAGTCGACGGGGTGTTCGACGGTGAGATCGTCGCGCTCGACGAGCACGGACGGCCGTCGTTCCAGCTGCTGCAGAACCGGATGGGCGTCACGAAGCCGCGAGAGGTCAGCGCTGCCCAGGCCACGACACCCGTGCACCTGCTGCTGTTCGACGTGCTCGAAGCCGACGGTCACGAACTCACCCGGCTCGGGTACACCGCACGACGGGAAGCCCTGCGGACGGTCGTCGAACCCGGCGGCGCGATCGACGTCCCGCCCGAGTTCGACGGTGACCTCGACGGCGCGATGACCGAGTCCCGGAAGCGCCGGCTGGAAGGCGTCGTGGCGAAGAAGCGGTCCTCCCGGTACGTCGAGGGGCGCCGCTCCGAGTCCTGGCTCAAGCTCAAGCACCACGCGACGCAAGAGGTCGTCGTCGGCGGCTGGAAGCCCGGAGCGGGTCGGCGTGCGGGCGGGATCGGGTCCCTGCTGCTCGGGATCCCCGGCGACGACGGCCTGGTCTACGTCGGCAAGGTCGGCACCGGGTTCCGCGACCGGGACCTCGACGAGATCGGGGCGGTGCTCGACGACCTCGAGCAGGACGCCCCGCCGTTCGTCGACGTGCCCCGGCCGGACGCCCGCGACGCGCACTGGGTCCGACCCGAACGGGTGGGCGAGGTCGAGTTCGCCGAGTGGACGGGCGACGGGCGACTCCGGCAGCCCTCGTGGCGTGGCTGGCGATCCGACAAGGACCCCGGTGACGTCGTGCGCGAGTGA
- the ku gene encoding non-homologous end joining protein Ku, with protein MRSIWKGSIAFGLVNVPIKVYAATETHDVSLHQIHDEDKARIRYKRVCELGHEVEYGDIQRAYDDGEKTVVLTPDDFKQLPQEQSHEIEVLEFVPVDQVDPMMFEKTYYLEPDSRSPKAYVLLRRTLEQTDRLAIVQFTLRQKTRLGVLRVHDDVLLLQGLLWGDEVRPADFAALDTSVKVSANELKMSSSLVESMSTDFDPDRYTDEYQEELQQLIDAKLEAGDDVDTAETFGEQASSDDDDAGGDVIDLMAALRASVDKNRGGGSRSGGSGSRSSGSSRSRAAGSHEDSDGSGDDADGSGDRNPAAKRTAAAKAPAKKAPAKKEPAKKEPAAKEPAAKRAPAKKKAS; from the coding sequence ATGAGGTCGATCTGGAAGGGCTCCATCGCGTTCGGGCTCGTCAACGTGCCCATCAAGGTCTACGCGGCGACCGAGACGCACGACGTCTCCCTGCACCAGATCCACGACGAGGACAAGGCCCGCATCCGCTACAAGCGGGTCTGCGAGCTCGGGCACGAGGTCGAGTACGGCGACATCCAGCGCGCGTACGACGACGGTGAGAAGACGGTCGTCCTGACGCCCGACGACTTCAAGCAGCTGCCGCAGGAGCAGTCGCACGAGATCGAGGTCCTGGAGTTCGTCCCCGTCGACCAGGTCGACCCGATGATGTTCGAGAAGACGTACTACCTGGAGCCGGACTCCCGCTCCCCGAAGGCGTACGTGCTGCTCCGGAGGACGCTCGAGCAGACCGACCGGCTGGCGATCGTGCAGTTCACCCTGCGGCAGAAGACCCGGCTCGGGGTGCTCCGCGTGCACGACGATGTGCTGCTGCTGCAGGGGCTGCTGTGGGGTGACGAGGTCCGGCCCGCCGACTTCGCGGCGCTGGACACGTCCGTGAAGGTCAGCGCGAACGAACTGAAGATGTCGTCCTCGCTGGTCGAGAGCATGTCCACCGACTTCGACCCGGACCGCTACACGGACGAGTACCAGGAGGAGCTGCAGCAGCTCATCGACGCCAAGCTCGAGGCGGGCGACGACGTCGACACCGCCGAGACGTTCGGCGAGCAGGCATCGTCGGACGACGACGATGCGGGCGGCGACGTCATCGACCTGATGGCCGCCCTGCGCGCGTCGGTCGACAAGAACCGTGGCGGTGGGTCCCGGTCGGGAGGCTCGGGGTCGCGTTCCTCGGGAAGCTCGCGATCGCGCGCGGCCGGCTCCCATGAGGACTCGGACGGCTCGGGCGATGACGCGGATGGTTCCGGCGACCGGAACCCGGCAGCGAAGCGGACTGCGGCAGCGAAGGCGCCCGCGAAGAAGGCACCGGCGAAGAAGGAACCCGCGAAGAAGGAACCCGCGGCGAAGGAGCCGGCGGCGAAGCGCGCTCCCGCTAAGAAGAAGGCGAGCTGA